One region of Acidovorax sp. T1 genomic DNA includes:
- a CDS encoding IS630 family transposase has product MRVAPTIVLTDEEESELSRLARSKRTSVRLAQRAQIVLLAAQGLQNKDIAEQLGIGRVQVARWRERYLQLGLQGIERDLPRGAPPVKVDVAKLVKLTTQTKPEAATHWSTRTMAAELGVSASTVMRHWQAHGLKPHIVRGFKVSRDPQFVQKLEDIVGLYMSPPEHALVLCCDEKSQVQALDRTQPGLPLKKGRAATMTHDYKRNGTTTLFAALNVLNGQVIGQCQQRHTHIEWLKFLRQINRETPKDKTLHLIADNYATHKHPAVQEWLAKHPRFNMHFTPTSASWLNMVERFFRDISENRLRRGVFTSVPELVSAIDEYIAHHNTNPKPFIWTKNARDILQKVIRANSRLSSKQNATLH; this is encoded by the coding sequence TTGCGAGTTGCCCCGACGATTGTGTTGACGGATGAAGAGGAAAGCGAGCTGAGCCGGCTGGCGCGCTCCAAGCGCACCAGCGTCAGATTGGCCCAGCGCGCCCAGATCGTGCTGCTGGCCGCGCAGGGGCTGCAAAACAAGGATATTGCCGAGCAGCTTGGCATTGGGCGCGTGCAGGTGGCGCGCTGGCGTGAACGCTACCTGCAATTGGGGCTGCAAGGTATCGAGCGCGACTTGCCGCGCGGCGCACCGCCGGTGAAGGTGGATGTGGCCAAGCTTGTGAAGCTAACCACACAGACCAAGCCCGAGGCGGCCACGCACTGGAGCACGCGCACGATGGCCGCTGAGTTGGGCGTCAGCGCCAGCACCGTGATGCGCCATTGGCAGGCCCACGGTCTCAAGCCTCACATCGTGCGCGGCTTCAAGGTCTCGCGCGATCCGCAGTTCGTGCAAAAGCTCGAAGACATCGTGGGGCTTTACATGTCGCCGCCCGAGCATGCGCTGGTGCTGTGCTGCGACGAAAAGAGCCAGGTGCAGGCGCTGGACCGAACGCAGCCCGGGCTGCCGCTCAAGAAGGGGCGCGCGGCCACCATGACGCACGACTACAAGCGCAACGGCACAACCACCTTGTTCGCTGCGCTCAACGTGCTCAACGGTCAGGTCATCGGCCAGTGCCAGCAGCGCCACACCCACATCGAGTGGCTGAAGTTCCTGCGTCAAATCAATCGGGAGACGCCCAAGGACAAGACGCTGCATCTGATCGCCGACAACTACGCCACGCACAAGCATCCAGCTGTGCAGGAGTGGCTGGCCAAGCACCCCAGATTCAACATGCACTTCACGCCAACCTCGGCATCGTGGCTGAACATGGTCGAGCGCTTCTTTCGCGACATCTCCGAGAACCGGCTACGCCGCGGGGTGTTCACCAGCGTGCCCGAACTCGTCTCGGCCATCGATGAGTACATCGCGCATCACAACACCAACCCCAAGCCGTTCATCTGGACCAAGAACGCTCGCGACATCCTGCAAAAGGTCATCCGCGCCAATAGCCGATTAAGTTCCAAACAGAATGCAACACTACACTAG
- a CDS encoding iron-containing alcohol dehydrogenase — protein sequence MLNFDFHNPTHIVFGKGRVADLAKLVPAAAKVLILIGGASAEKTGTLAEVRAALGERQHATFSGIEPNPSYETSMKAVAQIRAGGFDFLLAVGGGSVIDAVKFIAAAVHFEGDDAWAILEKRGRNITQVVPFGAVLTLPATGSEMNNGGVITHRGKGAKLAFSSVHSFPRFSVLDPTKTYTLPPQQLANGVVDAFVHTVEQYLTYPVNAPLQDRFAEGILQTLIEVGPRLLAAPEPVYDDRANLMWAATMALNGLIGAGVPQDWATHMIGHELTALHNIDHARTLAIVLPALLHERRGPKRAKLLQYGERVWGITTGTEDERITAAIARTRDFFESMGVATRLSGYGLGADTIDTVVAQLEAHGMVQLGEQREVTPAVSRRILEAAL from the coding sequence ATGCTGAATTTCGACTTCCACAACCCCACCCACATCGTTTTCGGCAAGGGCCGCGTGGCCGACCTGGCCAAGCTGGTTCCCGCCGCAGCCAAGGTGCTGATCCTGATCGGCGGCGCCAGCGCCGAAAAAACCGGCACGCTGGCCGAGGTGCGCGCCGCGCTGGGCGAGCGCCAGCACGCCACCTTCAGCGGTATCGAGCCCAACCCGAGCTACGAGACCTCGATGAAAGCCGTGGCGCAGATCCGCGCAGGCGGGTTCGACTTTTTGCTCGCCGTGGGCGGTGGCTCGGTGATCGACGCGGTGAAGTTCATCGCCGCCGCCGTGCACTTTGAAGGCGACGACGCCTGGGCCATCCTCGAAAAGCGCGGCCGCAACATCACGCAGGTCGTGCCGTTTGGCGCGGTGCTTACCCTGCCCGCCACGGGCTCGGAAATGAACAACGGCGGCGTCATCACGCACCGCGGCAAGGGCGCCAAGCTGGCCTTCAGCAGTGTGCACAGCTTCCCCCGGTTCTCGGTGCTCGACCCCACCAAGACCTACACGCTGCCGCCCCAGCAGCTGGCCAACGGCGTGGTCGATGCCTTCGTGCACACGGTCGAGCAATACCTGACTTACCCCGTCAACGCCCCGTTGCAGGACCGCTTTGCCGAAGGCATTTTGCAGACGCTGATCGAAGTCGGCCCGCGCCTGCTGGCCGCGCCCGAGCCCGTGTACGACGACCGCGCCAACCTGATGTGGGCGGCCACCATGGCGCTCAACGGGCTGATTGGCGCCGGTGTGCCGCAAGACTGGGCCACGCACATGATCGGCCATGAGCTGACGGCGCTGCACAACATCGACCACGCACGCACGCTGGCCATCGTGCTGCCTGCGCTGCTGCACGAGCGCCGGGGCCCCAAGCGCGCCAAGTTGCTGCAATACGGCGAGCGGGTGTGGGGCATCACCACCGGAACCGAGGACGAACGCATCACCGCCGCCATCGCGCGCACCCGCGACTTCTTTGAAAGCATGGGCGTCGCCACGCGCCTGTCGGGCTACGGCCTGGGCGCGGACACCATCGACACCGTGGTGGCGCAGCTCGAAGCGCACGGCATGGTGCAACTTGGCGAACAGCGCGAGGTGACGCCGGCCGTGAGCCGGCGCATCCTCGAAGCGGCGCTGTAA
- a CDS encoding fumarylacetoacetate hydrolase family protein: MKLATYKDGSRDGQLLVVSRDLATAHYATGIASKLQQVLDDWNFLSPQLQDLYDQLNAGRARHAFPFDPQQCMAPLPRAYQWADGSAYINHVELVRKARNAEVPASFYTDPLMYQGGSDDFIGPCDDVVVPSEAMGIDFEAEIAVITGDVKMGASPEQALDGIRLVMLANDVSLRHLIPAELAKGFGFFQSKPATAFSPVAVTLDELGDAWSHGRLNLVVQSTWNGRKVGMCDAGPEMTFHFGQLIAHVAKTRNVRAGSIVGSGTVSNQGVEQNGRMEWPKGYSCIAEKRCIETIQDGKPSTEFMQFGDTIRIEAKGPDGASIFGAIDQAIASPADASVVAKGE, encoded by the coding sequence ATGAAACTTGCCACCTATAAAGACGGTTCGCGCGACGGCCAACTGCTTGTTGTCTCCCGCGACCTGGCCACGGCCCATTATGCGACCGGCATTGCCAGCAAGCTCCAGCAAGTGCTGGACGACTGGAACTTCCTCTCGCCCCAGCTGCAGGACCTGTACGACCAACTCAACGCCGGCCGCGCACGCCACGCTTTTCCCTTTGATCCGCAGCAGTGCATGGCGCCGCTGCCCCGGGCCTACCAGTGGGCCGATGGCTCGGCGTACATCAACCATGTTGAACTGGTGCGAAAAGCGCGCAACGCCGAAGTGCCGGCGAGTTTTTACACCGACCCGCTGATGTACCAGGGCGGCAGCGACGACTTCATCGGCCCCTGCGACGACGTGGTGGTGCCCAGCGAGGCCATGGGCATCGACTTCGAGGCCGAGATCGCCGTCATCACCGGCGACGTGAAGATGGGCGCCAGCCCCGAGCAGGCGCTCGACGGCATCCGCCTCGTCATGCTGGCCAACGACGTGAGCCTGCGCCACCTCATCCCGGCTGAACTGGCCAAGGGCTTCGGCTTTTTTCAGAGCAAACCCGCCACCGCCTTCAGCCCCGTGGCCGTGACGCTCGATGAGCTGGGCGACGCCTGGAGCCATGGCCGCCTGAACCTGGTGGTGCAATCCACCTGGAACGGCCGCAAGGTGGGCATGTGCGATGCCGGCCCGGAGATGACCTTCCACTTCGGCCAGCTCATCGCCCATGTGGCCAAGACGCGCAACGTGCGCGCCGGCTCCATCGTGGGCAGCGGCACCGTCAGCAACCAGGGCGTGGAGCAGAACGGCCGCATGGAATGGCCCAAGGGCTACAGCTGCATCGCCGAAAAGCGCTGCATCGAAACCATCCAGGACGGCAAGCCCAGCACCGAGTTCATGCAGTTTGGCGACACCATCCGCATCGAGGCCAAGGGCCCGGACGGCGCCAGCATCTTCGGCGCCATCGACCAGGCCATCGCATCGCCTGCGGACGCATCGGTGGTGGCGAAGGGTGAATAA
- a CDS encoding DUF3108 domain-containing protein has product MVLALHWLVLQGIPMAWDGHPSTAPAAQVFSTRSIAPAPPPPPAAAVAPPTPPAPPRPQVARKKPAAAPASQTAAQAAHTPPPAEPPAAPTAGVADPEAPTPAVPATPAAEASETAPPAPPETTESTVATETAEVAAAAPQPHASEATPPSSSPESPATAPDNDMGAGVDIRPPGGAAGPAASTAAPAVRLPAPVRLAFDVSGQAKKFNYSANAELLWQHDGSRYEARQEISAFLVGSRSQSSVGQITAQGLQPERFADRSRSERAAHFDHAQGRVTFSANTPPAAAGPGAQDRLSVFIQLGAMLAADPGRFVPGTQVTLTTVSARSADRWTFSIEGQENLDLPAGPLLAWKLQRLPRRDYDQKAELWLAPELGYMPVRIRLTQANGDFADLRLRSSSPP; this is encoded by the coding sequence ATGGTGCTGGCACTGCACTGGCTGGTGCTGCAAGGGATACCCATGGCCTGGGACGGCCACCCGTCCACGGCCCCCGCAGCACAGGTTTTCAGCACGCGCAGCATTGCCCCTGCCCCGCCGCCACCACCGGCAGCGGCAGTGGCGCCCCCAACCCCCCCCGCGCCCCCGCGCCCCCAAGTCGCGCGCAAGAAACCCGCTGCGGCCCCGGCGTCGCAAACTGCAGCCCAGGCAGCCCATACGCCTCCGCCCGCAGAGCCGCCGGCAGCACCGACCGCAGGGGTTGCCGATCCCGAGGCACCCACCCCAGCCGTCCCAGCCACCCCGGCGGCGGAGGCTTCGGAGACAGCCCCTCCGGCACCACCCGAAACCACCGAATCCACAGTCGCCACGGAGACAGCCGAGGTGGCTGCTGCTGCCCCACAGCCCCACGCCAGCGAGGCGACACCGCCATCGTCCAGCCCCGAAAGCCCCGCCACGGCGCCCGACAACGACATGGGTGCGGGCGTGGACATCCGCCCCCCCGGGGGGGCTGCGGGCCCTGCGGCCAGCACGGCAGCGCCGGCAGTGCGCCTGCCCGCGCCGGTGCGGCTGGCGTTTGACGTGAGCGGGCAGGCGAAAAAGTTCAACTACAGCGCCAACGCCGAACTGCTGTGGCAGCACGACGGCAGCCGCTATGAAGCGCGGCAGGAGATCAGCGCCTTTTTGGTGGGCAGCCGCTCCCAGAGCAGCGTGGGCCAGATCACCGCGCAGGGGCTGCAGCCCGAGCGCTTTGCCGACCGCTCGCGCAGCGAGCGGGCCGCGCACTTTGACCACGCCCAGGGCCGCGTCACCTTCAGCGCCAACACCCCGCCGGCAGCGGCCGGGCCTGGCGCGCAAGACCGCCTGAGCGTGTTCATCCAGCTCGGCGCGATGCTGGCGGCCGACCCTGGGCGGTTTGTGCCGGGCACCCAGGTCACGCTGACCACCGTCAGCGCCCGCAGCGCCGACCGCTGGACCTTCTCGATCGAAGGGCAAGAAAACCTGGACCTGCCCGCAGGCCCCCTGCTTGCCTGGAAACTGCAGCGCCTGCCGCGCCGCGACTACGACCAGAAAGCCGAACTGTGGCTGGCCCCCGAACTGGGCTACATGCCCGTGCGCATCCGCCTGACCCAGGCCAACGGTGACTTTGCCGACCTGCGCCTGCGCAGCAGCAGCCCGCCCTGA
- a CDS encoding BTH_I0359 family protein, producing MQMLYDSDSFVVVHMLPDAVEQKGTRLHDTAPPAPQLARHGFEIVDKRSGKEVYLDGSWAEMFQQQILAWQRDTPTQEEVEDALDRYAGLAQNPVIVH from the coding sequence ATGCAAATGCTCTACGACTCTGACTCCTTTGTGGTCGTCCACATGCTGCCCGACGCCGTGGAGCAAAAAGGCACCCGGCTGCACGACACTGCGCCGCCCGCACCCCAACTGGCCCGCCACGGCTTTGAAATCGTGGACAAACGCTCGGGCAAAGAGGTCTATCTGGATGGCTCCTGGGCCGAGATGTTCCAGCAGCAGATCCTGGCTTGGCAGCGCGACACCCCGACCCAGGAAGAAGTGGAAGACGCACTCGACCGCTATGCCGGTCTAGCGCAAAACCCGGTGATAGTGCACTGA
- a CDS encoding AbrB family transcriptional regulator has translation MRSHLLFIARVALTLALAWAAAAACVALHTPLPWMIGPLLATSLLSIGGAPTESWAPLRNAGQWSIGASLGLYFTPQVVALVASLWWAIALGIVWALVLGWLFGAWLYRLHAPRMHGVPAPMMRATSYFSGAIGAASEMTLLAERENARTDLVAASHSLRLLIVTVTIPFALQWSGLHGLDILPPTVRAVNGPGLALLALLTGAGALAMDRLGRANPWFMGALVVSMGLAMAGLTLTAVPQGLVNAAQLVIGVSLGVRFRADFLRAAPRWLASVAVGTFVLMVLCALFSALLAWATGLPWVTLLLGTSPGGITEMAITAKVLQLGVPVVTAFQVCRLMAVLVLVEPLFRRIYPRAA, from the coding sequence ATGCGTAGTCACCTGCTTTTTATCGCCCGTGTGGCCTTGACCTTGGCCCTGGCCTGGGCCGCCGCAGCCGCCTGTGTGGCGCTGCACACCCCGTTGCCCTGGATGATTGGCCCGCTGCTGGCCACCTCGCTGCTGTCCATCGGTGGTGCGCCCACCGAAAGCTGGGCCCCGCTGCGCAATGCCGGGCAGTGGTCGATCGGCGCCTCGCTGGGGCTTTATTTCACGCCGCAGGTGGTGGCGCTGGTGGCCAGCCTGTGGTGGGCCATTGCGCTGGGCATTGTGTGGGCGCTGGTGCTGGGCTGGCTGTTTGGCGCCTGGCTGTACCGGCTGCACGCGCCGCGCATGCATGGCGTGCCGGCGCCGATGATGCGGGCCACCAGCTATTTTTCGGGCGCCATTGGCGCGGCGTCCGAGATGACGCTGCTGGCCGAGCGCGAAAACGCCCGCACCGATCTCGTGGCCGCCAGCCACAGCCTGCGCCTGTTGATCGTCACGGTGACCATTCCCTTTGCGCTGCAGTGGAGCGGGCTGCATGGCCTCGATATCCTGCCGCCCACCGTGCGCGCAGTGAACGGGCCGGGACTGGCGCTGCTGGCGCTCCTGACCGGGGCCGGAGCGCTGGCCATGGACCGGCTGGGCCGCGCCAACCCCTGGTTCATGGGCGCGCTGGTGGTCTCGATGGGGCTGGCCATGGCGGGCCTTACGTTGACGGCGGTGCCCCAGGGGCTGGTGAACGCGGCGCAGTTGGTGATCGGCGTGAGCCTGGGCGTGCGGTTCCGGGCCGATTTTCTGCGCGCTGCGCCGCGCTGGCTGGCGTCGGTGGCGGTGGGCACCTTCGTCCTGATGGTTTTGTGCGCCCTGTTTTCGGCGTTGCTGGCCTGGGCCACCGGGCTGCCCTGGGTGACCCTGCTGCTGGGCACCTCACCGGGCGGTATCACCGAAATGGCCATCACGGCCAAGGTGCTGCAATTGGGCGTGCCGGTGGTGACGGCGTTCCAGGTGTGCCGGCTGATGGCGGTGCTGGTGCTGGTGGAGCCCTTGTTTCGGCGCATTTACCCGCGAGCGGCTTGA
- a CDS encoding hemerythrin domain-containing protein, producing the protein MGTSSALPGFNAPAVGFEQPFAMLEACHERVQRTLTLLQRLRAHVLEHGADVAAQQAARDVLRYFDIAAPLHHEDEELHVFPLLLAQGTADVAALVARLQHDHLCMTADWAAARLPLQALADGRQAGFSEADGAAFDRFIARYDRHIADEEAVAYPAAQALLAAPALQAMGSEMAIRRKG; encoded by the coding sequence ATGGGCACTTCCTCGGCCCTGCCCGGTTTCAACGCGCCTGCCGTGGGGTTCGAGCAGCCCTTTGCCATGCTCGAAGCCTGCCACGAGCGCGTGCAGCGCACGCTCACCCTGCTGCAGCGGCTGCGCGCCCATGTGCTGGAGCACGGCGCAGACGTTGCCGCGCAGCAGGCGGCGCGCGACGTGCTGCGCTACTTCGACATCGCGGCGCCACTGCACCATGAAGACGAGGAGCTGCATGTGTTTCCGCTGCTTTTGGCGCAAGGCACCGCCGACGTGGCTGCGCTGGTGGCGCGCCTGCAGCACGACCACCTCTGCATGACCGCCGACTGGGCGGCCGCACGCCTGCCGCTGCAGGCCCTGGCCGATGGCCGGCAGGCCGGGTTCAGCGAGGCCGATGGCGCGGCGTTCGACCGCTTCATCGCCCGTTACGACCGCCACATCGCCGACGAAGAGGCCGTGGCCTATCCTGCAGCGCAAGCTTTGCTGGCCGCCCCGGCGCTGCAGGCAATGGGCAGCGAGATGGCGATACGCCGCAAGGGATGA
- a CDS encoding ribonucleotide reductase subunit alpha, with protein MDISSFDDLLQAARLQPEPQRLLFVFAAIELPDDATPAQRERFAAGQGGALVPLMCVDKTPQELPSFNALVEEARQFTAPGHDWAMVFAAALSGRLNQAPSSADAQAPLQRMVDAIKGGAHGAYIPFDRQGQPVRFG; from the coding sequence ATGGACATTTCCAGCTTCGACGATCTGCTGCAAGCCGCGCGCCTGCAACCCGAACCCCAGCGCCTGTTGTTTGTGTTTGCTGCTATTGAGCTGCCCGACGACGCCACGCCCGCGCAGCGCGAGCGCTTTGCCGCCGGGCAGGGCGGCGCCCTGGTGCCGCTGATGTGTGTGGACAAGACGCCGCAAGAGCTGCCCTCGTTCAACGCGCTGGTGGAAGAGGCCCGCCAGTTCACTGCCCCGGGCCACGACTGGGCCATGGTGTTTGCGGCGGCCCTGTCGGGCAGGCTGAACCAGGCACCCAGCAGCGCCGATGCCCAGGCGCCCCTGCAGCGCATGGTCGATGCCATCAAGGGCGGCGCGCATGGCGCCTACATTCCTTTTGACCGGCAGGGGCAGCCGGTCCGGTTCGGGTAG
- a CDS encoding nitroreductase family protein — translation MAAIPSTLNHAPGAAPFAAPDDGAVAAMAAALIQSRQTILPKRLGAPGPDAAELAAILNAAAHAPDHGQLLPWRFVLVPEAARPPLAEVFAQALLERDPCATPEQCGQAREKAYRAPVLTLVVVDGERGDPDIDLAERLLSAGCAVQNMLLVATAQGYGSALTSGKALKAASLRALFQLTASEQALCFISIGTVLSRKPARARPVASAYVSTLDPDRGVVPGI, via the coding sequence ATGGCGGCCATTCCCTCTACCTTGAACCACGCGCCCGGCGCAGCGCCCTTTGCCGCCCCGGACGATGGCGCCGTGGCCGCCATGGCCGCAGCGCTGATCCAGTCGCGCCAGACCATCCTGCCCAAGCGCCTGGGTGCACCCGGGCCGGATGCCGCCGAGCTGGCCGCCATCCTGAATGCCGCGGCCCATGCGCCCGACCATGGCCAGTTGCTGCCCTGGCGCTTTGTGCTGGTGCCCGAGGCCGCGCGCCCCCCGTTGGCCGAGGTGTTTGCCCAGGCGCTGCTGGAGCGCGACCCTTGCGCCACGCCCGAGCAGTGCGGGCAGGCGCGCGAAAAAGCCTACCGTGCCCCGGTGCTGACGCTGGTGGTGGTAGATGGCGAGCGCGGCGACCCCGACATCGATCTGGCCGAGCGGCTGCTGTCCGCCGGCTGCGCCGTGCAAAACATGCTGCTGGTGGCCACCGCGCAGGGCTATGGCTCGGCGCTGACCAGCGGCAAGGCCCTCAAGGCGGCCAGCCTGCGCGCGTTGTTCCAGCTGACGGCCTCCGAGCAGGCCCTGTGCTTCATCAGCATCGGCACCGTGCTGTCGCGCAAACCGGCGCGGGCGCGGCCCGTGGCAAGCGCTTATGTCAGCACGCTGGACCCGGACCGGGGCGTGGTGCCCGGGATCTGA